A DNA window from Rossellomorea marisflavi contains the following coding sequences:
- a CDS encoding TetR/AcrR family transcriptional regulator: MSPRIGMDLNIIVKAAIELADREGMSEVTLATLAKSLHVRPPSLYNHVKGGLPALKIEMAKRGYSQLNRRLTDASVGRSMDAAVLAFGMAYVQFVRDHPGLYEAMLMVAVGADEELQDIQGQSIRIITQVMEGYGLGEHGTLHAVRGLRSILHGFASLEQHGEFGLPLEKDESLTKSINAFLAGIRWFKDSNE, encoded by the coding sequence ATGTCACCACGAATCGGAATGGATCTTAATATCATCGTGAAAGCAGCAATCGAGCTTGCTGACCGTGAAGGGATGAGTGAGGTTACCCTTGCCACCTTGGCAAAATCATTACATGTCCGGCCCCCTTCCCTCTATAATCATGTAAAAGGCGGACTCCCTGCCCTGAAGATTGAAATGGCCAAACGCGGCTATTCCCAGTTGAACCGACGATTGACGGACGCTTCAGTCGGCCGTTCAATGGATGCCGCTGTCCTCGCCTTCGGTATGGCCTATGTACAATTCGTCCGGGACCATCCGGGACTGTATGAAGCCATGCTCATGGTAGCGGTCGGAGCCGATGAAGAGCTGCAGGACATCCAGGGTCAAAGCATCAGGATCATCACTCAAGTCATGGAGGGCTATGGTTTGGGTGAACATGGTACCCTTCATGCCGTTCGGGGACTGCGGAGCATTCTCCATGGCTTTGCTTCATTGGAGCAGCACGGAGAATTCGGACTTCCCCTTGAAAAAGATGAGAGCCTCACCAAAAGCATCAACGCTTTTCTTGCAGGAATCCGCTGGTTCAAGGACTCCAATGAGTAG
- a CDS encoding MBL fold metallo-hydrolase — MRLTRINQIHQLSFLPRLFPVNCYLVEEQDDLTLIDAALPYSAEAILASAEKIGKPITRIVLTHAHDDHIGALDKLKESLPHAEVYISKRDERLLRGDVSLDDHEPQTPIRGGVPKNIQTRADVLLEEDDVVGSLRAISAPGHTPGSMAFFDQRDGSLIVGDAFQTRGGTAVSGQLNVLFPFPALATWNKEVAVKSAQKLVDLKPTLLAAGHGGMIPSPESIMNKAILKAKKKG, encoded by the coding sequence ATGCGTCTAACCCGTATAAATCAGATCCATCAGTTATCTTTTCTGCCACGGTTGTTTCCTGTGAATTGCTATCTTGTTGAAGAACAGGATGACCTGACCCTTATCGATGCCGCACTACCTTATAGTGCAGAAGCAATCCTGGCTTCTGCCGAGAAAATCGGCAAACCCATCACCCGCATCGTCTTGACCCATGCCCATGACGATCATATCGGTGCGTTGGATAAACTGAAGGAATCACTGCCTCATGCTGAAGTCTATATTTCAAAACGGGATGAACGCCTTCTTCGCGGGGATGTTTCCCTGGATGATCACGAGCCCCAGACGCCTATCCGCGGCGGCGTGCCAAAGAACATCCAGACCCGTGCGGATGTCCTTCTTGAAGAGGATGATGTGGTCGGTTCCCTACGAGCCATTTCAGCACCGGGGCACACACCGGGGTCAATGGCATTCTTCGACCAGAGGGACGGTAGCCTGATTGTTGGAGATGCTTTTCAAACGCGCGGAGGGACGGCCGTTTCCGGGCAGCTCAATGTGCTCTTCCCGTTCCCTGCGCTTGCAACTTGGAATAAAGAGGTGGCAGTGAAAAGCGCTCAAAAGCTGGTTGATCTGAAGCCCACTCTCCTCGCCGCAGGTCACGGAGGGATGATCCCGTCACCTGAATCGATCATGAATAAAGCCATCTTAAAGGCAAAAAAGAAAGGTTGA
- a CDS encoding YrdB family protein, whose protein sequence is MSRWLRRLNAALRFTLELMGLTAIGYWGFHMGDGWMGWLSGITLLLLFAIAWGMFGSPRAPFPLPKNGRLMLEALIFGLPGTLLLGLMPVTAIIYLVGVVLNRVLIVYWKQENLIHT, encoded by the coding sequence ATGAGTAGATGGCTTAGAAGGTTGAATGCTGCCCTTCGCTTCACGCTGGAGCTGATGGGTTTGACGGCAATCGGGTATTGGGGGTTCCATATGGGAGATGGCTGGATGGGGTGGCTCAGCGGGATCACCCTTCTCCTGTTATTCGCAATCGCGTGGGGAATGTTCGGTTCTCCGCGCGCCCCATTCCCACTCCCCAAAAATGGTAGGCTTATGCTCGAAGCCTTGATATTCGGGCTTCCAGGGACCCTTCTATTGGGGTTGATGCCTGTGACGGCCATTATTTATCTAGTAGGTGTGGTCCTCAACCGTGTGCTCATTGTATATTGGAAACAAGAAAACCTGATTCACACTTGA
- a CDS encoding PTS transporter subunit IIC, giving the protein MLDLINDGFNGFINLGGAAMMFIIITLLSLCVRVSISKSIEGGLRMAVALTGMGAVISLLTSAFAPALEDFVESTGVALSVTDLGWAPLAVITWGSVYTLYFAFICLVVNFIMLITKRTTTFNVDLFNIWNLSVIGLLTMYYSGDNLVLTSLFVMVIYALMLINADVMKPTINELLGYDHTNITTTAHPSLLIAPIVMVFNKLIDVCLPFIDKFDFNAEVLNKKIGFWGSKFAIGAYLGVFIGLLGQQSAGEIFTLAFTGGVALELFGLVGGWFGPAIEPLSDGITKMMSKKLRGRKLFIGIDWPILATRAELWAVANILAPILLIIAIFLPGNTVLPLGGIILTVLAPALLIVTKGRVIRMTLIGTILIPLFLWGATLIAEFVTNTSKAMNNFPSGLSESALFSSVDSDPIEKMLGILMGKAVESMDIKLILFAVIGFVAYLLMFFWYFRQMRKENAKAGKKDDSVSAA; this is encoded by the coding sequence ATGTTAGATCTTATCAATGATGGCTTTAATGGGTTCATTAATCTTGGAGGGGCCGCGATGATGTTCATCATCATAACGCTTCTGTCTTTATGTGTAAGGGTTTCCATTTCTAAATCCATTGAAGGCGGCTTGCGAATGGCCGTGGCACTTACAGGAATGGGCGCTGTAATTTCCTTGTTGACCAGCGCGTTCGCCCCTGCTTTGGAAGATTTTGTGGAATCTACAGGCGTAGCCCTTTCCGTCACGGATCTTGGCTGGGCACCTCTTGCTGTTATTACATGGGGCTCTGTATATACGCTGTATTTCGCTTTTATCTGTCTTGTTGTCAACTTCATCATGCTCATTACGAAACGAACCACTACATTCAATGTAGATTTGTTCAATATATGGAACCTCTCGGTGATCGGTCTTCTTACGATGTATTACTCCGGAGATAATCTTGTGCTGACCTCGCTCTTCGTCATGGTCATTTATGCTCTGATGCTGATCAATGCCGATGTGATGAAACCGACAATCAATGAACTGCTGGGTTATGACCATACCAATATTACGACCACTGCCCACCCATCCCTTCTTATTGCACCGATTGTCATGGTGTTCAATAAACTGATTGACGTGTGTCTGCCTTTCATCGATAAATTCGACTTCAATGCCGAAGTGTTGAATAAGAAAATCGGATTCTGGGGAAGTAAATTTGCAATCGGTGCTTATCTTGGGGTGTTCATCGGTTTGCTTGGACAACAATCTGCTGGTGAGATCTTTACCCTTGCCTTTACAGGAGGGGTAGCGCTGGAATTGTTCGGTCTTGTTGGCGGCTGGTTCGGCCCTGCCATTGAACCGTTATCGGATGGAATCACGAAGATGATGAGTAAAAAACTTCGCGGAAGAAAACTTTTCATCGGAATTGATTGGCCGATCCTTGCTACGAGAGCAGAACTTTGGGCGGTAGCAAATATTCTTGCACCGATCCTTCTGATCATCGCCATCTTCTTACCAGGTAACACCGTTCTCCCACTTGGCGGAATAATCTTGACTGTTCTTGCTCCAGCTCTCTTAATTGTTACAAAAGGGCGCGTCATCCGTATGACACTGATTGGAACGATCCTGATCCCACTATTCCTTTGGGGAGCAACGCTCATTGCAGAATTCGTCACCAATACATCCAAGGCCATGAACAATTTCCCATCCGGCTTATCTGAAAGCGCTCTATTCTCTTCGGTTGATTCTGACCCAATTGAGAAAATGCTCGGAATCCTTATGGGGAAAGCCGTCGAGTCGATGGATATCAAACTCATTCTATTTGCAGTCATCGGTTTTGTTGCCTATCTCCTTATGTTCTTCTGGTACTTCAGACAAATGCGTAAAGAAAATGCAAAGGCAGGGAAGAAAGACGATTCTGTCTCTGCTGCCTGA
- a CDS encoding class I SAM-dependent methyltransferase, with amino-acid sequence MEELKVVIGAGPYHNNPGWIHTDELELDLLIEETWKRTYEESSISAVLAEHVWEHLTAEEGLEAAKRCYRYLRKGGYVRCAVPDGFFPDEEYQHIVQVGGPGPADHVAASHKIVHTYKSLTEMFSQAGFEVKLLEYCDEDGQFHASEWDEAKGVIFRSKKVDPRNREVLTFPSLMVDAVKN; translated from the coding sequence ATGGAAGAATTGAAAGTGGTGATCGGCGCGGGACCCTACCATAATAACCCCGGCTGGATCCATACCGATGAGCTGGAGCTCGACCTTCTTATAGAAGAAACATGGAAAAGGACATATGAAGAAAGCAGCATTTCGGCCGTTCTCGCCGAGCACGTGTGGGAGCATCTCACTGCAGAAGAAGGACTTGAAGCCGCTAAACGCTGTTACCGCTATCTCAGAAAAGGCGGATACGTCCGCTGCGCCGTACCCGATGGGTTTTTCCCGGATGAGGAGTATCAGCACATCGTACAGGTAGGCGGACCAGGACCGGCGGATCATGTTGCAGCCAGCCATAAAATTGTCCATACATACAAAAGCCTGACTGAGATGTTTTCACAGGCAGGCTTTGAGGTCAAATTATTGGAGTACTGCGATGAGGACGGACAGTTTCACGCTTCCGAGTGGGATGAAGCAAAGGGCGTGATCTTCCGTTCGAAGAAGGTGGATCCCCGGAATCGGGAAGTCTTGACGTTCCCTTCTTTGATGGTGGATGCGGTGAAGAATTAA
- a CDS encoding alcohol dehydrogenase catalytic domain-containing protein: MNKRLVLNAPRKLEWLSEEDYVLSEDEIRVETHACGISIGAEMPQYLGTDPTDLEPVYPRKVGYESAGKVIEIGGAVTDFKVGDRVIAFYGQQIFGVTPSSKAVRVPADVEWKSALLNTLSCDAAKGVLKLNLSKEDRVLVTGAGTMGVLAVHFLKHHLGVRHVDVVEPDEARHPLPMRLGADRIYRSEAEIEDSYDAGLECSAHSAAFLTLMNVMKREGTICVLSDGNRDEFTLPSVFFEKELRMVASSDGYDYRKHGEWFFSTYEETPYLTDLFEREIIRDQVIACFEEMESIRPLKVFVDYKKDRGVNDERSD, from the coding sequence ATGAATAAACGTCTTGTCCTGAATGCCCCAAGGAAGTTGGAATGGCTCAGTGAAGAGGACTATGTCCTATCAGAAGACGAAATCCGGGTTGAAACCCATGCGTGCGGAATAAGCATCGGGGCTGAAATGCCTCAATATCTAGGGACGGACCCGACCGATCTGGAGCCCGTCTATCCGCGAAAGGTCGGGTACGAAAGCGCAGGGAAGGTCATTGAAATTGGGGGTGCCGTGACAGATTTCAAAGTGGGCGATCGCGTTATCGCTTTTTACGGTCAGCAGATATTCGGGGTGACCCCGTCCAGTAAGGCGGTCAGGGTTCCTGCGGATGTAGAGTGGAAGTCTGCGCTTCTTAATACGCTTTCCTGTGATGCAGCCAAGGGCGTCCTGAAGCTGAATCTTTCGAAAGAAGACCGTGTTCTCGTAACAGGAGCAGGGACGATGGGCGTCTTGGCGGTTCATTTTTTGAAACATCATCTCGGGGTGAGGCATGTGGATGTGGTGGAACCCGATGAAGCGAGGCATCCACTGCCGATGCGACTTGGTGCCGACAGGATCTACCGCAGTGAAGCCGAAATAGAAGATTCCTATGATGCGGGATTGGAGTGCTCAGCCCACAGTGCTGCATTTCTCACGCTAATGAACGTCATGAAGCGGGAGGGGACCATCTGCGTTTTATCAGATGGGAATCGTGATGAATTTACGCTTCCTTCCGTCTTCTTCGAGAAGGAATTGAGAATGGTTGCTTCAAGTGATGGCTATGACTATCGCAAACATGGTGAGTGGTTTTTCAGTACATATGAAGAGACGCCGTATCTCACGGATTTGTTTGAACGGGAGATCATACGGGATCAAGTTATCGCTTGCTTTGAAGAGATGGAATCCATCCGGCCACTGAAAGTGTTTGTTGATTATAAAAAAGATAGAGGGGTAAACGATGAAAGAAGTGATTGA
- a CDS encoding PTS mannitol transporter subunit IICBA: MAQSTVKVKIQKFGNFLSSMVLPNIGAFIAWGLITALFIPDGLIPNESLASLVGPMVTYLLPLLIGYTGGKLIHDQRGGVVGAIATMGVIVGAPDTPMFLGAMIMGPLGAYVIKIFDKLVDGKIRSGFEMLVNNFSAGILGGALALLAFLGIGPAVDAFTQLLVHGVDWLIAAHLLPLTSILIEPAKILFLNNAINHGILSPIGLEQVQQTGKSVLFLLEANPGPGLGVLLAYMFFSRGTAKQSAPGAAIIHFFGGIHEIYFPYVLMKPALLLSVILGGMSGVLTLVLLGGGLASPASPGSVIAIGLVTPTGDVGAYIANFAAIIVAAVVSFLVSAVILKSSKKDDGNIEEATKKMEDMKGKKSSVAGHFNQQSNGQLPENVNKIIFACDAGMGSSAMGASLLRKKVKEAGIEGVTVTNTAISNLPADAQVVITQEELTPRAQSKLPSAYHISVDNFLSSPEYDKLIGSLQADVTPAQEELVEEAEAPVDAPDSGDDDLLLEENIFLNQSFATKEEAIRFAGEALAKAGYVEDSYVDAMIDREGITTTYMGNNVAIPHGTEEAKRAVLKSGFTIIQVPDGVDFNGEKAKLIFGIAGKDGTHLEILSSIAVICSEQENVDKMVLASSAKEIKDIINSN; the protein is encoded by the coding sequence ATGGCACAGTCTACTGTTAAAGTAAAGATTCAGAAGTTCGGTAACTTCCTGAGTTCCATGGTATTGCCGAATATCGGTGCTTTTATCGCGTGGGGATTAATCACTGCGCTTTTCATTCCAGACGGCCTTATCCCAAATGAAAGCCTTGCCAGCCTTGTAGGTCCGATGGTGACGTATCTGTTACCGCTCTTGATCGGGTACACGGGTGGTAAATTGATTCACGATCAGCGGGGAGGTGTCGTCGGTGCCATCGCCACGATGGGTGTCATCGTCGGTGCGCCTGATACGCCGATGTTCCTCGGCGCCATGATCATGGGTCCCCTTGGTGCGTATGTCATCAAGATATTTGACAAACTGGTTGACGGGAAGATCCGTTCAGGATTTGAAATGCTCGTCAACAACTTCTCAGCAGGAATCCTGGGTGGAGCCCTAGCCCTCCTTGCATTCCTCGGAATCGGTCCTGCGGTGGATGCATTCACCCAGCTCCTTGTCCACGGTGTCGATTGGCTCATCGCAGCGCATCTTTTGCCGCTGACAAGCATCTTGATCGAACCGGCCAAAATCTTGTTCCTGAATAACGCGATCAACCACGGGATCCTTTCCCCGATCGGGTTGGAGCAGGTTCAACAAACAGGAAAATCGGTCCTCTTCCTATTGGAAGCAAACCCTGGACCAGGTCTTGGTGTCCTGCTAGCGTATATGTTCTTCTCAAGAGGAACAGCGAAGCAATCCGCACCTGGTGCCGCCATCATCCATTTCTTCGGGGGGATCCACGAGATCTACTTCCCGTATGTGCTGATGAAACCGGCACTGCTCCTTTCAGTCATCCTTGGTGGTATGAGTGGAGTGCTGACCCTTGTCCTTCTTGGCGGAGGTCTTGCATCACCGGCTTCACCAGGTAGTGTCATCGCCATTGGATTGGTGACACCGACTGGAGACGTTGGAGCGTACATCGCGAACTTCGCGGCGATCATCGTGGCTGCAGTCGTATCCTTCCTCGTGTCGGCCGTCATCTTGAAATCAAGCAAAAAAGACGATGGAAACATCGAAGAAGCAACAAAGAAAATGGAAGATATGAAAGGGAAGAAAAGCTCCGTTGCCGGTCACTTCAACCAGCAATCAAACGGACAGCTTCCTGAGAATGTAAACAAAATCATTTTCGCCTGTGATGCCGGAATGGGGTCCAGTGCAATGGGTGCTTCACTCCTTCGTAAGAAAGTGAAGGAAGCAGGCATTGAAGGCGTGACCGTCACCAACACGGCCATCAGCAATCTGCCGGCCGATGCCCAAGTGGTCATCACACAGGAAGAGCTGACGCCTCGTGCGCAAAGCAAGCTTCCAAGTGCGTACCACATCTCAGTGGATAACTTCCTATCCAGTCCCGAATATGACAAGCTGATCGGAAGCCTTCAGGCTGACGTGACACCAGCTCAAGAAGAGCTCGTGGAAGAAGCGGAAGCACCTGTTGACGCTCCTGACTCAGGAGATGACGATCTTCTACTAGAAGAGAACATCTTCTTGAATCAATCGTTCGCAACGAAGGAAGAAGCCATCCGATTTGCCGGTGAAGCATTGGCAAAAGCCGGATACGTGGAAGACAGCTATGTAGACGCCATGATCGATCGTGAAGGCATCACGACGACTTACATGGGTAATAACGTAGCCATCCCGCATGGTACGGAAGAAGCGAAGCGGGCAGTCCTGAAATCCGGATTCACCATCATCCAGGTTCCAGACGGTGTCGACTTCAACGGAGAGAAAGCGAAGCTGATCTTCGGTATCGCCGGTAAAGACGGCACGCATCTTGAGATCCTCTCAAGCATCGCGGTCATCTGCTCCGAGCAGGAGAACGTCGACAAAATGGTCCTCGCCTCTTCTGCAAAAGAAATCAAAGACATCATCAATAGCAACTAA
- a CDS encoding ribokinase produces MKYDVITVGSINMDVIVECPQYPAYGDTVFANSIGMTPGGKGANQAVTAARLGKKTALIGAVGKDSAGTQLLKNLSSKGVDTSHILQVEEHGTGTFVAMIDETGENTMVGTKGANDHISEEDINSVFEQIDAKILLVQMETSQESIIASMKAAKSKGMYVILDPAPADGIFNEAFNYADLVVPNKQETERITGIQVHDQTSAHLAAEKIHELGVKDVIIKMAENGSLISQNGNITFVDAIAVKAVDTVGAGDCYAGALACAYLDTNDLVEAAKFASVAAGIKVSRSGGQDAIPTMEEVQAYKQPQ; encoded by the coding sequence ATGAAATACGATGTGATCACAGTTGGAAGTATCAATATGGATGTAATAGTCGAGTGCCCGCAGTACCCGGCATATGGTGATACCGTCTTTGCCAACTCAATCGGAATGACTCCCGGAGGAAAAGGGGCAAATCAAGCGGTGACAGCAGCACGTTTGGGGAAGAAGACGGCACTGATCGGTGCGGTAGGGAAAGATTCTGCGGGTACACAACTCTTGAAGAATCTTTCTTCCAAAGGCGTCGACACAAGTCACATCCTTCAGGTGGAAGAACACGGTACAGGAACATTCGTTGCCATGATTGATGAAACAGGTGAGAACACGATGGTGGGAACGAAGGGTGCAAATGACCATATTTCCGAAGAGGACATCAACTCTGTGTTTGAACAGATCGATGCCAAGATCCTCTTGGTACAGATGGAGACAAGTCAAGAATCCATTATCGCTTCAATGAAAGCAGCAAAGAGTAAAGGTATGTATGTGATCTTAGACCCTGCACCAGCAGACGGCATCTTCAATGAAGCTTTTAATTATGCCGATTTAGTTGTTCCGAATAAGCAGGAAACCGAACGAATTACAGGCATTCAAGTTCATGACCAGACCAGTGCCCATCTTGCCGCTGAAAAGATTCATGAACTTGGCGTAAAAGATGTGATTATCAAAATGGCTGAAAACGGCAGCCTCATCTCACAAAACGGCAACATAACATTTGTTGACGCCATTGCAGTGAAAGCGGTGGATACGGTAGGGGCGGGAGATTGCTATGCAGGAGCATTGGCATGTGCCTATCTAGATACCAATGATCTAGTGGAGGCTGCCAAATTTGCAAGCGTTGCAGCAGGAATCAAGGTATCCCGTTCAGGTGGGCAGGATGCGATTCCAACGATGGAAGAAGTCCAAGCCTATAAGCAACCTCAGTAA
- a CDS encoding RNA polymerase alpha subunit C-terminal domain-containing protein — protein sequence MTSKRVCEQGHVYYKSSDCPTCPTCEKEKKPSEGFQSKLSAPARRALASEGIAKAEDLCRYTEKEILSLHGIGPSSLPVLRDELERNGLAFRA from the coding sequence ATGACATCCAAACGAGTCTGCGAACAAGGACATGTTTATTACAAGAGCAGTGATTGCCCCACATGCCCGACCTGTGAGAAAGAAAAAAAGCCTTCTGAAGGCTTTCAGTCCAAGCTTTCGGCTCCGGCACGCAGGGCTTTGGCCAGTGAAGGAATTGCGAAGGCAGAGGACCTCTGCAGATACACGGAAAAAGAAATCCTTTCCTTGCACGGGATTGGTCCTTCCTCGCTTCCTGTGTTGAGGGATGAACTGGAACGGAATGGGCTTGCTTTCAGGGCGTAG
- the rpe gene encoding ribulose-phosphate 3-epimerase, protein MCKLGPSLMCADLGNLERDIRALDHAGVDFYHIDVMDGKFAPNFTLGPDFVKTVRKITDKPLDIHLMIEEPERYIDLFADCGAEMISVHQESTPNLQRTLSQIQSKGIKAGVAVNPATPLDFLDYVFDVTDYVVLMTVNPGFAGQKFLPAMYEKIKNLKQKIDQYDRDIEIQVDGNIGAATIPGCRENGASMYVLGTSAVFNSNHTLQENVENTRKLFQAVEAN, encoded by the coding sequence ATGTGTAAACTTGGACCATCATTGATGTGCGCAGACTTAGGAAACTTGGAAAGGGATATTCGTGCATTGGATCATGCAGGTGTAGATTTCTATCATATTGACGTGATGGATGGGAAGTTTGCCCCCAACTTCACCTTGGGGCCGGATTTCGTCAAGACGGTGAGGAAGATCACGGATAAACCGTTAGACATCCACTTAATGATTGAGGAACCTGAGCGTTACATAGATCTGTTCGCTGATTGCGGAGCGGAGATGATTTCGGTACACCAGGAGTCGACTCCGAATCTGCAAAGGACCCTGTCTCAGATTCAAAGTAAGGGGATCAAGGCAGGAGTAGCGGTCAATCCGGCCACTCCACTGGATTTTCTTGACTATGTGTTTGACGTAACCGATTACGTAGTGCTGATGACGGTCAATCCCGGTTTTGCCGGTCAGAAATTCCTCCCGGCAATGTATGAAAAAATCAAGAACTTGAAACAGAAAATTGACCAATACGATCGAGATATTGAAATACAGGTAGACGGGAACATTGGTGCAGCAACCATTCCTGGATGCAGAGAAAATGGGGCATCCATGTATGTTCTAGGTACCAGTGCAGTATTCAATAGCAATCATACATTGCAAGAGAACGTTGAAAACACGAGAAAACTATTTCAAGCAGTGGAGGCGAATTAA
- a CDS encoding serine hydrolase, with the protein MKEVIDLLKAVHGSTGFLSYSSKDRRITASYNEELVMPLASAGKVAIGFAVAGMVESGGMKWDEVIQPIRFNPDEDSRELYPHYQNRQSLMLGEAVEVMIASHDSVVAEQVVTLAGGWERVNRMIRRRFDHMCVTSDPRSPENKGMLQELLQMLIEVVEGYDCRPDVWMPIMNGLVRQQEEVEGIPSHQLNHMTGGLPDMAIDIGVIGEFGKDRCLFVIGAAGVPDRRESQGTDDCLAESLRLLHRSLG; encoded by the coding sequence ATGAAAGAAGTGATTGATTTATTGAAAGCGGTGCATGGGAGCACTGGGTTCTTATCCTATTCCTCTAAGGATCGGAGGATCACAGCATCCTATAATGAGGAGTTGGTTATGCCGCTTGCTTCGGCAGGAAAAGTAGCGATTGGATTTGCAGTCGCAGGTATGGTGGAGAGTGGAGGAATGAAATGGGATGAGGTCATCCAACCTATCCGCTTTAACCCTGATGAAGATAGTCGTGAATTGTATCCACATTATCAAAATAGGCAGTCACTCATGCTTGGGGAGGCCGTGGAAGTCATGATTGCATCCCATGATAGTGTCGTTGCTGAACAGGTGGTGACTTTGGCAGGGGGATGGGAACGTGTGAATAGAATGATTCGAAGGCGTTTTGATCATATGTGCGTCACTTCTGATCCCCGCTCACCTGAAAATAAAGGGATGCTTCAGGAGTTGTTGCAGATGCTGATCGAAGTGGTGGAAGGATATGACTGTCGTCCTGATGTGTGGATGCCAATCATGAATGGACTGGTCCGCCAGCAGGAAGAAGTGGAAGGCATACCGTCTCATCAACTCAATCACATGACTGGAGGACTGCCGGATATGGCGATCGACATTGGTGTGATCGGGGAGTTTGGGAAAGACCGATGTTTGTTTGTCATAGGGGCGGCAGGTGTTCCTGACCGGAGAGAATCGCAAGGGACCGATGACTGCCTGGCAGAGTCCCTGCGTCTCTTACACCGTTCACTGGGTTAA
- a CDS encoding LacI family DNA-binding transcriptional regulator → MRDNHMTTIKDVAKAAGVSSATVSRIINNKGEASPETIARVKRIIKELNYKPNAIAKSLSKRHSDLIALLIPTLNNPFFPELVKEIESAANESGYNIYLCNSDDKRSKVKYYLDSMVDHYVSGAIINSLHVDKEDLQMLEERGIKTITIDRANFEHPYSAVTVDHQLGAEHAVTHLIEEGGCRKIVFISGPKIEKSAKDRLRGFNHAIESTHHPIETFTVYGDFEMESGYEQIRVLLQKGVHFDGIFSSNDAMAIGAIRACHEAGVKIPEDIKIIGYDNVSFSSYTAPPLSTIDQQKREIGKVAVNELVRLIQGQNESPKHHQLKPKLITRNSTTGGSEDV, encoded by the coding sequence ATGAGGGATAATCACATGACAACCATTAAAGATGTTGCCAAGGCAGCAGGTGTTTCCTCCGCAACGGTTTCAAGGATCATCAATAATAAAGGTGAAGCAAGTCCGGAAACCATTGCCCGTGTGAAACGAATTATTAAAGAATTGAATTACAAGCCGAACGCGATTGCAAAAAGCTTGTCAAAGCGTCATTCCGATCTGATTGCCCTGCTCATACCAACATTAAACAACCCGTTCTTTCCAGAACTTGTGAAGGAAATCGAGTCGGCTGCAAATGAGAGCGGATACAATATCTATTTGTGTAATAGCGATGATAAAAGGTCCAAAGTGAAATATTATCTGGATTCCATGGTGGATCACTATGTAAGTGGTGCGATCATTAACTCCCTGCATGTAGACAAGGAAGATCTGCAAATGCTTGAGGAGCGCGGGATCAAGACGATCACCATTGACCGTGCCAACTTTGAACATCCTTATTCCGCTGTTACCGTCGACCATCAATTAGGCGCTGAGCACGCGGTTACGCATTTGATTGAGGAAGGCGGATGCCGAAAGATTGTGTTTATATCCGGCCCGAAAATTGAAAAGAGCGCAAAGGATCGATTAAGAGGATTTAATCATGCAATTGAATCCACTCACCATCCAATTGAAACATTCACCGTATATGGTGATTTTGAAATGGAAAGTGGATATGAACAAATCAGGGTACTGCTCCAAAAAGGGGTACACTTCGATGGGATTTTCAGTTCCAATGATGCCATGGCCATCGGCGCCATCAGGGCTTGCCATGAAGCGGGTGTGAAGATTCCTGAGGATATCAAGATCATCGGTTATGACAATGTTAGTTTTTCTTCGTATACGGCACCGCCTCTTTCTACCATCGATCAGCAAAAGAGGGAAATAGGGAAAGTGGCCGTAAATGAACTCGTACGACTTATTCAAGGTCAGAACGAGTCACCAAAACATCATCAACTTAAGCCTAAACTTATTACAAGAAATTCAACAACTGGAGGTAGTGAAGATGTGTAA